A genome region from Clupea harengus chromosome 7, Ch_v2.0.2, whole genome shotgun sequence includes the following:
- the LOC105894689 gene encoding sphingomyelin phosphodiesterase 4-like codes for MQAQCSVNQASLVSQPRTWWFSFASKSIPVSRSGRDEVRMSTLKTAELLDRTKLHLCQIFKCSAEMTPGVGATEEEDEEEEEEELPDCVEGENGIILTDLGRMQIINEVRRFRVEYQGDPDLQPVRSYECTLLVELMAWIASHINKQFESQMGTLCSRQDLAGSVCRHLLLSPLNESGRAQKRSPALARPRHEQRRGPRVSLRVLASYRTLLCLLLMYLLGCILSWSPLLLCGLVVLLLAVLDPLGPMLIRWSKKCKHVPP; via the exons ATGCAGGCCCAGTGTTCCGTCAACCAGGCCTCCCTGGTGTCCCAGCCAAGAACATGGTGGTTTTCCTTTGCATCAAAAAGCATCCCAGTGTCAAGAAGTGGGAGAGACGAAGTAAGAATGTCTACCCTGAAGACAGCTGAGCTTCTGGATAGAACCAAACTTCACCTCTGTCAGATCTTCAAG TGTAGTGCTGAGATGACACCAGGTGTGGGagccacagaggaagaggatgaagaggaggaagaggaggaacttCCTGACTGTGTTGAGGGAGAAAATGGAATAATTCTAACCGACTTGGGTCGGATGCAA ATTATCAATGAAGTGCGCAGGTTCAGGGTGGAGTATCAAGGAGATCCAGACCTTCAGCCTGTCAGAAGCTATGAGTGCACTCTGTTGGTGGAACTTATGGCCTGGATTGCCTCACATATCAACAAACAG TTTGAGAGCCAGATGGGGACCCTGTGTTCACGTCAAGACTTGGCAGGTAGCGTCTGCCGGCACCTGCTCCTCAGCCCACTCAACGAAAGCGGAAGGGCCCAGAAAAGAAGCCCTGCGCTGGCAAGGCCTCGGCACGAGCAGCGTCGCGGGCCACGAGTCAGCCTGCGCGTGCTGGCCAGCTACCGCACCCTGCTCTGCCTGCTGCTGATGTACCTGCTGGGCTGCATTCTCAGCTGGAGCCCCCTGCTTCTCTGCGgcctggtggtgctgctgctggctgtGCTGGATCCCCTGGGCCCCATGCTGATCCGCTGGAGCAAGAAGTGCAAGCATGTGCCACCGTGA